DNA from Bradyrhizobium japonicum USDA 6:
GAGTGGACGCTGGTCGGTTGCACCGTGGCGCCAGCATTCGAGTTCGCAAAATTCGAGCTCGCGCCGAAGGGCTGGGAGCCGTAAGGCACACTGTCATTCCGGGCGCCGCATGGCGGCGCGCCCGACAACAACTGTCACCGCTTCCGCAGCACCATATCCTTCGCCGCGATCAGGCCGCCGCCGGCAATCAGGATCGCGGCGATGGCGATATTGGCGCTGGCTTTTGCAAAACCGGCGGCGATGAGGAATCCGGTCGAGAGCAGCGGCGTCGCATAGGATGCGGCCCCGAGCACGCGGATGTCGCCGCGCTTCATGCCGATGTCCCAGGCGTAGAACGCGGCGCCGACGGGGCCGATGCCGAGGGCGACCACGGAGAGCCATTGCAGCGTCGTCTCCGGCCACACCGTGGTTTCAAGCAGACCATGCATCAGCGCGGCGAGCACCGCGGTGGCAAGGCAGAAGCCCGCGACCGCATCTGTCGGCACCGCCTTCAAGCGCCGCGACAGCACCGAATAGGCCGCCCAGACGAACGCCGCGATGAACGCCGCGATCAATCCCGGCAGCTGGCCCGGCGCGAAGCCGGAGGTGCTCCCGGCGAACAGCAACACGGTGCCGACGAGGCCGAGCACGGCACCGATGATGTGATGCACCGCAAGCCGCTCGCCCGGCAGGAACGACGAGAACAGCACGATCAGGAGCGGCCACATGTAATTCAAAAGACCGGCTTCGGCCGGCGGCGCAAAGCGCAGCGCCAGGAAATACAGTGCGTGATAGCCGAACAGGCCACCGACGCCGACGACCCATACGACCAGCGGCTGACGCAAGCTCCTCGCCGCATCGCCACGGCCGACCCAGGTGAGGAGGCCGACGAGACCGCCGATCGCGAACGTCATGGCGGCGAGCTGGAACGCCGGAATCTTTCCGGTCGCCACCGTCATCACTGATAGCAGCGACCACATCAGGATCGCAGTCAATCCGATCAGTGTGGCTGTGCGCGGGGTCATCAATCGAAAGGCTCTGAGGACGATGATGCCCGGCACGAGGCCGGGCATTTCGTCTTCACTATCGCCTTGTCGCGCCTGAATCTACAGGCTTGACGTCCTATCAGGCGTGATACTGGCCGCCATTGATGGTCAGCGTCGAGCCGGTGATGAAGCCGGCGTCGTCGGCGGCGAGGAACACCACGGCGCGCGCGATCTCCTCGGGTTCGCCGAGCCGGTTGACCGGGATCTGCGGGATCACGTTCTTCTCCAACACGTCCTTCGGCACGGCCTGCACCATCTCGGTATTGATGTAGCCCGGCGCGATCACGTTGACGGTGATGCCGCCCTTGGCGTTCTCAAGCGCGAGCGCCTTGGTGAAGCCGATGTCGCCGGCCTTTGCCGCGGAATAGTTGACCTGGCCGAACTGCCCCTTCTGGCCGTTGATCGACGAGATCGAGATGACGCGGCCGAACTTGCGCGCGCGCATGCCTTCGATGACGTGGCGCGTCATGTTGAACAGCGAGCCGAGATTGGTGTTGATGACGGCGTTCCACTGATCGAGCGTCATCTTGTGGAAGGCGGTGTCGCGGGTGATGCCGGCATTGTTGACGAGGATGTCGACGGGACCGAGATCGGCCTCGACCTTCTTCACGCCTTCCGCGCAGGCATCGAACGACGCGACGTCCCATTTGTAGACGGCAATGCCGGTCTCCGCCTTGAACTTATCCGCCGCCGCATCATTGCCGGCATAGCTTGCCGCGACCTTGTAGCCGGCCGCCTTCAGCGCCTTGCTGATCGCAGCTCCGATGCCCCGCGTACCACCCGTCACCAGTGCAACACGTGCCATATCGTATTCCTTCCCTTGGACTCTGCGGACGTTTCTAGGTGATCGTTTTTAGTGGTGGATTATGCGGTTGGTTTGACGGACATCAAGAACAAAACGCCCGGCGTCGAGCCGGGCGTTTGTATTTAGTCGAGGCTGGCGCTGTTGCGAAGAATATTTGATTTGCAACCGCCGCCTTTTTAGTCGCGTGCAACGCACTCATCTATGTGTGCAGCGCACGCGCAAGTGACACGTAAGTTAGATGTCAGCTTCAGTCGCGCGCCAGGCACATCGCGATACCCATGCCGCCGCCGATGCACAGCGTGGCGAGGCCCTTCTTCGAATCTCGCTTCTGCATTTCGTGCAGCAGCGTCACCAGCACGCGTGCGCCGGAAGCGCCGACCGGATGGCCGATCGCGATCGCACCGCCGTTGACGTTGACCTTCGAGGTGTCCCAGCCGAGATCCTTGTTGACGGCGCAGGCCTGCGCCGCGAAGGCCTCGTTGGCCTCGATCAGGTCGAGATCGCCGACGCTCCAGCCGGCCTTCTTCAGCGCGGCGCGCGAGGCCGGGATCGGGCCCGAGCCCATGATCTTCGGATCGACGCCGGCCTGCGCCCAGGACACGATGCGCGCGAGCGGCTTCTTGCCTTCCTTGGCGGCCTGCTTGGCGGTCATCAGCACCACGGCGGCAGCGCCGTCGTTGATGCCGGAGGCCGAACCCGCGGTGACCGTGCCTTCCTTCTCGAAGGCGGGACGGAGCTTGGCCATGGCATCGAGGGTGGCGCCGTGGCGCGGATATTCGTCGGCACTGACGACGACGTCGCCCTTGCGGGACTTGACGGTGACGGGAACGATCTCGTCGTTGAACTTGCCGGCCTTCTGCGCGGCCTCGGCCTTCTGCTGCGAGGCGACGGCGAATTCATCCTGCTGGGCGCGGGTGATCTGCCACTGGCGAGCAACGTTCTCGGCCGTGTTGCCCATGTGATAGCCGTTGAAGGCATCCCACAGGCCGTCCTTGATCATGGTGTCGACGAACTCGACCGGGCCCATCTTGACGCCGCCGCGCAGATACTGGGCGTGCGGAGCCATGCTCATGGATTCCTGGCCGCCGGCGACCACGATTTCGGAATCGCCGTTGAGCAGCGCCTGGTAGCCGAGCGCGACGGTGCGCAGGCCCGAACCGCAAAGCTGGTTGACGCCCCAGGCCGGGCTCTCCACTGGAATGCCGGCGGCAATCGAGGCCTGGCGAGCCGGGTTCTGGCCCTGAGCCGCGGTCAGGATCTGCCCCATGATGACTTCGGAGACCCGGCCGGGCTCGATGCCACCACGCTCCAGCGCGGCCTTGATGGCGATGGCGCCGAGGTCATGGGCGGGAAGGGTCGCGAACGCTCCGTTGAAGCTTCCGACCGGGGTGCGGGCGGCGCTGACGATGACGACATCGTCTGACATGGGCATCTCCTGGTGTTGAAAGGGGGCAGGCGGGGCTGGGGAAACGGCTCGCCAGTCTCGAATGGCATCCTGTTAACGTCGTTGAGGCATGTCAATCGGCCGGTGACCGAATTCATGCCGCAACGCATTCAAAATAGCGTTCTTGGCGCTTTCGCAAGCACGTTTTTGCTGCCCGATTAACCGTGGCGCACAAAACGGTAGCGTGACCCCTTTGAAAATGCTTATTTTGTTGCGTTGCGTACTCTTCCCGCCCTGCGGCATTATCCGCCGGGTTCCCGTTCTCCGCGCTTGCAAGTGAGAGCCCATGGCGAAATCAGACCAACCCACCACCATCAAGAAATACGCGAACCGCCGGCTCTATAACACCGGAACGAGCACCTACGTGACGCTCGAAGACCTCGCCGCCATGGTCAAGGACGGAGAGGATTTCCTGGTCTACGACGCCAAGACCGGCGACGACATCACCCGCTCCGTGCTCGCCCAGATCATCTTCGAGCAGGAGAACAAGGCCGGCCAGAACCTGTTGCCGACCACCTTCCTGCACCAGCTCATCCGCTTCTAC
Protein-coding regions in this window:
- the yddG gene encoding aromatic amino acid exporter YddG produces the protein MTPRTATLIGLTAILMWSLLSVMTVATGKIPAFQLAAMTFAIGGLVGLLTWVGRGDAARSLRQPLVVWVVGVGGLFGYHALYFLALRFAPPAEAGLLNYMWPLLIVLFSSFLPGERLAVHHIIGAVLGLVGTVLLFAGSTSGFAPGQLPGLIAAFIAAFVWAAYSVLSRRLKAVPTDAVAGFCLATAVLAALMHGLLETTVWPETTLQWLSVVALGIGPVGAAFYAWDIGMKRGDIRVLGAASYATPLLSTGFLIAAGFAKASANIAIAAILIAGGGLIAAKDMVLRKR
- the phbB gene encoding acetoacetyl-CoA reductase, whose product is MARVALVTGGTRGIGAAISKALKAAGYKVAASYAGNDAAADKFKAETGIAVYKWDVASFDACAEGVKKVEADLGPVDILVNNAGITRDTAFHKMTLDQWNAVINTNLGSLFNMTRHVIEGMRARKFGRVISISSINGQKGQFGQVNYSAAKAGDIGFTKALALENAKGGITVNVIAPGYINTEMVQAVPKDVLEKNVIPQIPVNRLGEPEEIARAVVFLAADDAGFITGSTLTINGGQYHA
- a CDS encoding acetyl-CoA C-acetyltransferase, which gives rise to MSDDVVIVSAARTPVGSFNGAFATLPAHDLGAIAIKAALERGGIEPGRVSEVIMGQILTAAQGQNPARQASIAAGIPVESPAWGVNQLCGSGLRTVALGYQALLNGDSEIVVAGGQESMSMAPHAQYLRGGVKMGPVEFVDTMIKDGLWDAFNGYHMGNTAENVARQWQITRAQQDEFAVASQQKAEAAQKAGKFNDEIVPVTVKSRKGDVVVSADEYPRHGATLDAMAKLRPAFEKEGTVTAGSASGINDGAAAVVLMTAKQAAKEGKKPLARIVSWAQAGVDPKIMGSGPIPASRAALKKAGWSVGDLDLIEANEAFAAQACAVNKDLGWDTSKVNVNGGAIAIGHPVGASGARVLVTLLHEMQKRDSKKGLATLCIGGGMGIAMCLARD